One genomic region from Proteus vulgaris encodes:
- the ftsE gene encoding cell division ATP-binding protein FtsE: MIRFEHVSKAYLGGRQALQGVDFHLRPGEMAFLTGHSGAGKSTLLKLICGIERPSDGAIWFAGHDISRLKNSEIPFLRRQIGMIFQDHHLLMDRTVYDNVSLPLIIAGASEEDIRRRVSAALDKVGLLDKAKNYPIQLSGGEQQRVGIARAVVNKPTVLLADEPTGNLDGELSEGIMRLFEEFNRVGVTVLMATHDMSLIERRNYRILTLGQGRMVGGQNG, from the coding sequence ATGATCCGCTTCGAACACGTCAGCAAGGCTTATTTAGGTGGAAGACAAGCATTACAGGGGGTTGATTTTCATCTTCGTCCTGGTGAAATGGCTTTTTTAACGGGTCATTCTGGCGCCGGTAAAAGTACATTGCTTAAGTTAATTTGTGGAATAGAACGCCCAAGTGATGGTGCTATTTGGTTTGCTGGTCACGATATCAGTAGACTCAAAAATAGTGAGATCCCTTTTCTTCGCCGTCAAATTGGGATGATCTTCCAAGATCACCACTTATTGATGGATAGAACGGTTTATGACAACGTTTCTCTTCCCCTGATTATTGCTGGCGCGAGTGAAGAGGATATTCGGCGAAGAGTTTCCGCCGCTTTAGATAAAGTGGGGCTATTGGATAAAGCTAAAAATTATCCTATTCAACTCTCTGGTGGTGAACAACAGCGTGTCGGTATTGCGCGCGCTGTTGTGAATAAGCCGACTGTTTTGCTCGCAGATGAACCAACAGGTAACCTTGATGGCGAGCTTTCAGAAGGTATCATGCGCCTTTTTGAAGAGTTCAACCGTGTTGGCGTAACCGTGTTAATGGCGACGCACGATATGTCGCTGATAGAACGTAGAAATTATCGCATTCTTACATTAGGGCAAGGCAGAATGGTGGGAGGGCAAAATGGCTAA